TGTCGGTTCCTTTCTCTCGAAGACGCAGTTCTACTCGATCTGCGGCATCCTCGGAGCTACCGGGGTCGAGCCGTCGCGCTGCTTTGAGCGCGGCCTGTCGCGGGGTGTTGCCCGAGAAGACACTCGATTCATCTCCATCCGTTTGGCGCAGTGCAAAGTTTCGCTTACCATCGTCACGTACCATGGTTTTCTCCTCCATGCCAACCCAGCACAGGGGCCACTATAAATATATCGCCGATATGAGCGGTTTTCGGCGATAGATATTTATACTATGTTTTGCCGTCCCGTGGTTTTTCGAGGGACGGAACGAAGGCCGAGCAAGGTAAGTGGCTTCAGTGTATATGAAATCAGTGAGAACGGTGAAACAGAACAGTACGGTAGAAAACATTTAAGTAGATGCTACGGCGAAGGACTGGATAAGATACCGCGATGGTACGGAAAAAGAAGCTCAGCCCGAGTGGCGCGAAAGACGAAGACGGCGAATACCACAACGTTCACGTCAATCTTCATGAAGACGAACTGGCCGTTGCTGGCATGGAAATCGGTGATGAGGTCTTCGTCCGGGTCCGAGAAGATAAGATTATTATCCAAAAGGCGGACAAAGACGAGGTCGAACACGAGTTCTAACTCGCCGCGGAAACCCGCAGGCGATTTCCTTCTCAATCGGTACAACGATGTACGGATACGACGCCGTCAGACCGCTGTTGTTTCAGTTGCCCGCAGAAACTGCACACGGAACTGTTCACTCGTTGCTCAAGGGGGTGCAGGGGACGCCAGTGGAGCAACTGCTCCGCGCGCAGTACCGAGTCGATGACACCAGACTGGCCGTCACCGCATTCGGCCAGTCGTTCCCAACCCCAGTGGGTGTTGCCGCGGGGTTCGACAAGAACGCACAGATACCGTCTGCGCTTGCCAGCCTCGGCTTTGGCCACGTCGAAATCGGCGGCGTCACCGCGGAGGCACAGGACGGCAACCCGAAACCACGGATGTTCCGACTTCGTGAGGACGAAGGCATCATCAATCGCATGGGCTTCAACAACCACGGTGCCGACAGAATCGGGGCACGCATGGCCATGCAGTCGCTTCCCGACGTTCCTGTCGGTGCAAACATCGGGAAGTCGAAAACCACGCCCCTCGAAAGCGCCGAGGAGGATTACCTGTACACCTACGAGCGCGTGTCAGCCCACGCGAATTACTTCGTCGTGAACGTCTCCAGTCCGAACACTCCCGGCCTGCGCGAACTCCAGAACCGCGAAAATCTGGAGCGAATCCTGACGACGCTTCAGGACGCGGGCACGAGTCCCCTCCTCGTGAAGCTCTCGCCCGACCTGCCGGAACCCGCAATCGAAGACGCCCTCGACCTCGTGAACGAACTCGATTTGGACGGCGTCATCGCCACGAACACGACGACGGAGCGCCCCGGCAGCCTCCGCAGTCAGTACCGCGACGAAGAGGGTGGTCTCTCCGGACGGCCCATCCAGTCGCGCGCCACGGAGATGATTCAGTTCACCGCTGAGCATGTGGACGTGCCAGTCATCGGCGTCGGCGGTATCTTCACTGCGGAAGACGCCTACCGGAAGATTCGCGCCGGGGCGCACGTCGTCCAGTTGTACACCGGCCTCGTCTATCGCGGCCCGTCGATTGCCCGCGAAATCAACGAAGGCCTGCTTGAACTGCTCGACAGAGATGGGTTCGACAGTATCGAAGATGCGATTGGTGCAGACCTCGATTGAACAAAGGACGGTTTCTACGAGCAATCGAATTTTTCCTCCCTCGATTCGCTAAATACATTTACCATGTGGCGCGCGCTGTCGCAGGGCTGAGGCGCTCACCGCCGAAGCTCTGTGCTGATAGCGTGCGAGGGATGACCGAAGTGAGTGGAACGAACGCAGGGAATCGGTTGGGGAGGTGTGTGGGCGGTTACGGTGCGGTTGCGGTTTTCATTAGAGTCGTGATTTGCTGAAACTACAGTATAATCAAACGGGAGTAGACGAATCACGACTCCAAACGAAGCCCTCGGTGTTCACTGACGAACCCGTATGGCAAGTCACTACAATGAATCCGAGCAAGTCATGCGGAGAAATTCGTACTCGCCGCCGTTGGTTTCCTGCATGAACGTCTCCTGACGTTCGAATCCAACATCCTCGTACACCGAAATCGCTCGGTCGTTGAACGTCGCCACCGCCAACGAGTAGATTTCGGGACCATACGTCTCCGCCGCAAACTCCATTCCGGCCTCGGCGAACGCCTTTCCGCGACCCTTTCCAGTCGAGGTGGGATGCATCCCCAGCCCGATTTCGAGAATGTCACCATCGTCGCCCATGTCGAACGAGAAGAAACCGACACGGTCACCTGCCGAATCGAAAACTGCGTACTTGTCGTCCCGATTCTCGGGATTCGTAAACAACGCCAAATCCTCCGGGTCGCTCTCCATGTCGTAGAAATCGTAGGGTGGGTCGTAGTGCCACGAGACGATGGCGTCTACGTCGTCAGCAGAGAGCGGGGAAAATTCGTACTCCATACCCCGAAATCGTCGAAAGAACTGTCAAACGTTTCGATTCAGCCCCTACTCCAGCGCGTCCAGTCGGAACTCGAATCCGGCGACTGGTAGTTCCAAGTCGTGCTCGACCAGCACTTCGGGATGAATTTCGCCGATGACACCGACCGTTTCGCCACCAATCACGACGTCCGCTGCACGGCCGGAGATGAACGTCGGATGCTCGGTCGGTGGCGTTTCGAGGTCGGCGTTGAAGTTCCGAACGATAGCTTGCAGGCGCGCCTTCGCGTCCTCGTAGGAGGCGTCGTGGCGCGCGAGAACGCCCGCCACGGTTCGGTGTTCCGCGACGCCCGTGTTCTCCGATTCATCGACCTGCGCCGCCAGACCGATTTCCGCGATGTCCTGCGGATAGGAGCGATGGGTGTTGTTCTCCAGCACCATCATCAGCGAGGGGAGCGCCCACGTCCGAAGCATGGTGTAGTCCTCGCTGTAGGGATTTTTGATGGCCGCCGGAGTGCCACCGCCGACCACGTCGGTTCCGGCCTCCGCGTCAGTTTCCGGTTCCACGTCGGATTCCTGTTCTACACGCATCCTTCTGAAGTTCTCTTCTGCGCTAATCATGTGGAAGTTGAGCAGGTCTTCGAAGCCCAAACCAACGAGAACCTCGCGGGCCGCGTCTTCGAGTTGTGAGCGTTCGTGTTGCCCACCGACCGTTCCAACGTCGGGATACCGCGGCGAGAGGTCGTTGAATCCGTAGGCGCGTCCGATGTCGTCCACTATGTCCACCGGGTGAAGTACGTCCACGCGGTATGGCGGAATTTCGACCTCGTAGACGACCGAGTCCTCTTCTTCGCTCGCTTCCCCGGAGAGTCCAGAACGGGCCAACAGGTCGAGCACTTCGTCCGGCGTGAAGTCGATACCGAGAAGCGTCTCGACTTGCTCGTGGGTGACGGATTTCGTCGTCACTTCCAAATCCGGCCTGACGAGCATGTGGTCGTCGTAGGTGACTTCGACTTCCTCGATGGTCGCGCCACGAGCGTCCAGCGCGTAGCAGATGATGGTACACATCTTGTCGATAGTCCACTGGTCAGTGCCCGTGAGTTCGATGAACAGGTCACGCGAATCCGTGGTGACCTCGGTTCGCCGACCGTTGATGACCGGCGGGAACGAGAACAGGCCGATATCGTCGTAGATGGCCGGATATCGGTCGTATTCGGAGACGAGGTCTGCGTACTTCTCGCCGGTCGGGTGCGAGCGCAGAACCTCATCGGGCGTCATCTCCGCGTCCGAATCGAGCGGAACGAATCGGTCGCCGTCCGATTCGACGCCGACGTACTCGATGCTGTTGCCGCCTTCTTCGGTCGCAGAGGAACCTTTCAGCATCGTCAGGTCGTGAATCCCAATTGCGCCTTTCGCGCGCTTTCGGCCCATCGTCGCGTGGAGTTTTTCCTGCAACTGAATGAGCGAGTCGAGCGCCTCCTCGGAGAGGTTTACGCCACGAACAATCGCACCGGTGACGTAGGGACGCTCGTCCGGAACGCTTTCATCGACCGCAATCGTCCAGTCAGGGTCGTTCGGTTTCGGGGTGTAAATTCCCCGGTCGTCGCCGTACTGGTAGCGAAGCGACCGCGCCACGCCCTCGATGGAGAGTC
The window above is part of the Haladaptatus cibarius D43 genome. Proteins encoded here:
- a CDS encoding non-histone chromosomal MC1 family protein; amino-acid sequence: MVRDDGKRNFALRQTDGDESSVFSGNTPRQAALKAARRLDPGSSEDAADRVELRLREKGTDKVHIYEGWAWHEEAPDDKPDWMPGEITEANVSKQGIEHLDE
- the pheT gene encoding phenylalanine--tRNA ligase subunit beta, producing MPTVDVSPDELRRLTGHDEKDDEELKDDMFALGLEFEGETEEGDMQLEFAPDRLDRLSIEGVARSLRYQYGDDRGIYTPKPNDPDWTIAVDESVPDERPYVTGAIVRGVNLSEEALDSLIQLQEKLHATMGRKRAKGAIGIHDLTMLKGSSATEEGGNSIEYVGVESDGDRFVPLDSDAEMTPDEVLRSHPTGEKYADLVSEYDRYPAIYDDIGLFSFPPVINGRRTEVTTDSRDLFIELTGTDQWTIDKMCTIICYALDARGATIEEVEVTYDDHMLVRPDLEVTTKSVTHEQVETLLGIDFTPDEVLDLLARSGLSGEASEEEDSVVYEVEIPPYRVDVLHPVDIVDDIGRAYGFNDLSPRYPDVGTVGGQHERSQLEDAAREVLVGLGFEDLLNFHMISAEENFRRMRVEQESDVEPETDAEAGTDVVGGGTPAAIKNPYSEDYTMLRTWALPSLMMVLENNTHRSYPQDIAEIGLAAQVDESENTGVAEHRTVAGVLARHDASYEDAKARLQAIVRNFNADLETPPTEHPTFISGRAADVVIGGETVGVIGEIHPEVLVEHDLELPVAGFEFRLDALE
- a CDS encoding GNAT family N-acetyltransferase translates to MEYEFSPLSADDVDAIVSWHYDPPYDFYDMESDPEDLALFTNPENRDDKYAVFDSAGDRVGFFSFDMGDDGDILEIGLGMHPTSTGKGRGKAFAEAGMEFAAETYGPEIYSLAVATFNDRAISVYEDVGFERQETFMQETNGGEYEFLRMTCSDSL
- a CDS encoding quinone-dependent dihydroorotate dehydrogenase, whose amino-acid sequence is MYGYDAVRPLLFQLPAETAHGTVHSLLKGVQGTPVEQLLRAQYRVDDTRLAVTAFGQSFPTPVGVAAGFDKNAQIPSALASLGFGHVEIGGVTAEAQDGNPKPRMFRLREDEGIINRMGFNNHGADRIGARMAMQSLPDVPVGANIGKSKTTPLESAEEDYLYTYERVSAHANYFVVNVSSPNTPGLRELQNRENLERILTTLQDAGTSPLLVKLSPDLPEPAIEDALDLVNELDLDGVIATNTTTERPGSLRSQYRDEEGGLSGRPIQSRATEMIQFTAEHVDVPVIGVGGIFTAEDAYRKIRAGAHVVQLYTGLVYRGPSIAREINEGLLELLDRDGFDSIEDAIGADLD